A genomic region of Acidobacteriota bacterium contains the following coding sequences:
- a CDS encoding MBL fold metallo-hydrolase, with the protein MPLVTFLGAAQTVTGSKYLVEAGDRRVLVDCGLFQGLRELRRRNWDPLPVDPASLDAVVLTHAHMDHSGSLPRLVAGGFRGRIFCTPATFDLCRVVLPDGGRLQEEDARQANKHGYTRHDPAQPLFTEADAYRALSQFQPVGFERRLRIAEGIDVEFINAGHLLGSAFVKMTVDHGSDIDVLFGGDLGRYDRPVLPDPTPVPRADVLLLESTYGDRLHHPNDDGQELAGIINETVNRGGKLIIPSFAIGRVEELLYWIKRLEDAKRIPVLPVYLDSPMAIEALNYYRARANELDPDVQGGTRDVCGFCTARFQTVNSTQQSKELTRSKTTAIVISSSGMATGGRVLHHLVAALPDPRYTVLFVGYQAAGTRGRSLVDGAAEVKMHGQMVPVRARIAKIDSMSAHADQSEILRWLRGFEAPPRRTFLVHGEPEPMATLKSQVESTLGWTVEIPAYLDRVEL; encoded by the coding sequence GTGCCGCTCGTCACCTTTCTCGGCGCCGCTCAGACCGTCACCGGCTCCAAGTACCTCGTCGAGGCCGGCGACCGCCGCGTGCTCGTCGACTGCGGCCTCTTCCAGGGGCTGCGAGAACTCCGTCGACGCAACTGGGACCCTCTGCCGGTCGACCCGGCCAGTCTCGACGCCGTCGTCCTGACCCACGCGCACATGGACCACTCGGGGTCGTTGCCCCGGCTGGTGGCCGGCGGCTTCCGCGGGCGCATCTTCTGCACGCCCGCGACCTTCGACCTGTGCCGGGTGGTGCTGCCCGACGGCGGCCGCCTTCAGGAAGAGGACGCGCGCCAGGCGAACAAGCACGGGTACACCAGGCACGATCCCGCGCAGCCGCTGTTCACCGAGGCCGACGCCTACCGCGCGCTCTCGCAGTTCCAGCCCGTGGGGTTCGAGCGGCGGCTCCGCATCGCGGAGGGCATCGACGTCGAGTTCATCAACGCCGGTCACCTGCTGGGCTCGGCCTTCGTGAAGATGACGGTGGATCACGGCTCGGACATCGACGTGCTCTTCGGCGGCGACCTCGGCCGCTACGATCGCCCGGTGCTCCCCGACCCGACGCCGGTGCCGCGGGCCGATGTCCTGCTGCTCGAATCGACCTACGGCGACCGCCTGCATCACCCGAACGACGACGGGCAGGAGCTCGCCGGCATCATCAACGAGACCGTCAATCGAGGCGGCAAGTTGATCATCCCGTCGTTTGCCATCGGCCGGGTCGAGGAGCTGCTGTACTGGATCAAACGGCTGGAGGATGCGAAGCGGATTCCCGTGCTGCCCGTCTACCTGGACAGCCCGATGGCCATCGAGGCCCTCAACTACTACAGGGCCCGCGCCAACGAGCTCGACCCCGACGTGCAGGGCGGCACGAGGGACGTGTGCGGGTTCTGCACGGCCCGCTTCCAGACGGTCAACTCCACGCAGCAGTCGAAGGAGCTCACCCGCTCGAAAACCACCGCCATCGTCATCTCGTCGAGCGGCATGGCGACGGGGGGGCGCGTGTTGCACCACCTGGTGGCGGCGCTGCCCGACCCGCGGTACACGGTGCTGTTTGTCGGCTACCAGGCCGCCGGCACTCGGGGACGCAGCCTGGTCGACGGCGCCGCGGAGGTGAAGATGCACGGGCAGATGGTGCCCGTGCGGGCGAGGATCGCCAAGATCGATTCGATGTCGGCGCACGCCGATCAGTCCGAGATCCTGCGCTGGCTGCGCGGCTTCGAGGCGCCGCCCCGCCGCACTTTCCTGGTACACGGTGAACCCGAGCCGATGGCGACCTTGAAGAGCCAGGTCGAATCGACGCTCGGCTGGACGGTCGAGATTCCCGCGTACCTCGATCGAGTGGAACTGTGA
- a CDS encoding DPP IV N-terminal domain-containing protein yields MLQLPAGARRALTALALIALLPGGLAAQQRAITIDDLYDPDRRADLAGSQPTGLAWLDDASYVWPRPADDAGVAWTVVDATRGTMRPLFDAAKMEAAVAALPGIGPEEAARLPGQRRLQMNPARTAALVAVAGDLYHYDFSAGRATRLTTTPEEELDPSFSPDGRLVAFTRANDLFVVEVGSGRERRLTTDGSPKRLNGRLDWVYQEEIYGRGNYRAFWWSPDSRRLAFLQLDETAVPTFTLVDHIPLRQDVEVFEYPKPGDPNPAVRLGTVGVAGGPVQWVDTSAYSAVDHLIVNVAWTPDSTRVVYSVQDREQTWLDLRQAQASTGAGRTVLRETTKAWVDNHGDPKWLADGSFLWFSERSGWKHLYHYQADGSLVRQVTDGRWEVRTLYGVDERGGWIYFAGTERSHIGSDVYRVQIDGSDLTRLSQPAGTHSALFNPSFSLYIGTRSDIATPPQTRLHRADGTELRVIDENQITALSAFRLVTPEFLQVKTRDGFEMEAMLIKPPDFDPARRYPVFQHTYAGPHAPQVRNAWGGVGHLYLQMLAQQGIVVWVCDNRSASGKGAESAWHAYLRLGITELEDIEDGLAWLRAQPWVDASRIGINGWSYGGFMTSFALTHSTSFAMGIAGGSVTDWTLYDSIYTERFMRMPQHNAEGYEKTSVVRAAKDLHGALLLIHGTMDDNVHVQNTVALAYELQRAGKPFELMLYPKSRHGVTDPRLVKHMRQAMFDFTMKHLRPEGATTQ; encoded by the coding sequence ATGCTTCAGCTTCCTGCCGGCGCGCGACGCGCCCTGACGGCTCTCGCCCTCATCGCCCTGCTGCCGGGCGGGCTCGCCGCCCAGCAGCGCGCGATCACGATCGACGACCTGTACGACCCCGATCGCCGCGCGGATCTCGCCGGCTCGCAACCAACGGGGCTCGCCTGGCTCGACGACGCGTCGTACGTCTGGCCGCGCCCGGCAGACGACGCGGGCGTGGCCTGGACGGTGGTCGACGCGACGAGGGGCACCATGCGGCCGCTGTTCGACGCCGCGAAGATGGAGGCAGCCGTTGCGGCGTTGCCAGGGATCGGGCCAGAAGAGGCGGCCCGCCTGCCCGGCCAGCGCCGCCTGCAGATGAACCCCGCCAGAACGGCAGCGCTCGTCGCCGTCGCCGGCGACCTCTATCACTACGACTTCTCCGCCGGGCGCGCCACTCGACTGACGACGACCCCTGAAGAAGAGCTCGACCCGAGCTTCAGCCCGGACGGACGTCTCGTCGCCTTCACCCGGGCCAACGACCTGTTCGTCGTCGAAGTGGGATCGGGCCGCGAGCGCCGGCTGACCACCGATGGCAGCCCCAAGCGGCTCAACGGTCGGCTCGACTGGGTGTACCAGGAAGAGATCTATGGCCGCGGCAACTACCGGGCGTTCTGGTGGAGCCCCGACTCGCGCCGCCTGGCGTTCCTGCAGCTCGACGAGACGGCTGTGCCGACGTTCACGCTCGTCGACCACATCCCGCTGCGTCAGGACGTCGAGGTGTTCGAGTATCCCAAGCCGGGCGATCCCAATCCGGCCGTTCGACTCGGCACCGTGGGCGTGGCCGGCGGGCCCGTCCAGTGGGTCGACACGAGCGCGTACTCGGCTGTTGACCACCTCATCGTCAACGTCGCGTGGACGCCCGACTCGACGCGCGTGGTCTACTCGGTTCAGGACCGCGAGCAGACCTGGCTCGACCTGCGCCAGGCGCAGGCATCGACCGGGGCGGGGCGCACCGTGTTGCGCGAGACGACGAAGGCCTGGGTCGACAACCACGGCGACCCGAAGTGGCTCGCCGACGGGTCGTTCCTCTGGTTCAGCGAGCGCAGCGGGTGGAAGCACCTCTACCACTACCAGGCCGACGGCTCACTCGTGCGGCAGGTCACCGACGGGCGGTGGGAAGTGCGCACCTTGTACGGGGTCGACGAGCGCGGCGGGTGGATCTACTTCGCCGGGACCGAACGCAGCCACATCGGCAGCGACGTGTACCGCGTGCAGATCGACGGGTCGGACCTGACGCGCCTGTCGCAGCCCGCAGGCACGCACTCGGCGCTCTTCAACCCGTCGTTCTCGCTCTACATCGGCACGCGCAGCGACATCGCCACCCCGCCTCAGACGCGGCTGCACCGGGCCGACGGCACCGAACTGCGCGTGATCGACGAGAACCAGATCACCGCGCTCTCGGCCTTCCGACTCGTGACGCCAGAGTTCCTCCAGGTCAAGACCCGTGACGGCTTCGAGATGGAGGCGATGCTCATCAAGCCGCCAGACTTCGATCCCGCGCGGCGGTACCCCGTCTTCCAGCACACCTACGCGGGCCCGCATGCGCCGCAGGTCCGGAACGCCTGGGGAGGCGTCGGGCACCTCTACCTGCAGATGCTCGCACAGCAGGGCATCGTCGTCTGGGTGTGCGACAACCGGTCGGCGAGCGGAAAGGGGGCCGAGTCGGCGTGGCACGCCTACCTGCGGCTGGGAATCACCGAACTCGAGGACATCGAGGACGGGCTGGCCTGGCTGAGGGCTCAGCCGTGGGTCGACGCATCCCGGATCGGCATCAACGGCTGGAGCTACGGCGGGTTCATGACCAGCTTCGCGCTCACGCACAGCACGAGCTTCGCGATGGGCATCGCGGGCGGATCGGTCACCGACTGGACGCTGTACGACTCGATCTACACCGAACGCTTCATGCGCATGCCGCAGCACAACGCGGAGGGGTACGAGAAGACGTCCGTCGTGCGTGCGGCGAAGGACCTGCACGGCGCGCTGCTGCTCATCCACGGCACGATGGACGACAACGTGCACGTGCAGAACACCGTCGCGCTGGCTTACGAACTGCAGAGGGCGGGAAAGCCGTTCGAGCTGATGCTCTACCCGAAGTCACGCCATGGCGTCACCGACCCCAGGCTGGTGAAGCACATGCGGCAGGCGATGTTCGACTTCACGATGAAGCACCTGCGGCCCGAGGGTGCCACGACGCAGTAA
- a CDS encoding PAS domain S-box protein, which translates to MNDLPSSPTATDLQIDAPPPGTPATGPTSSRALAWLTTDGVDPDEHYRWLVEDANDIVYAHDLEGRFVAVNRAGERVTGYSRDELLRMTITEVVAPEWLPLARQMLARKLSGEERTLYELPIVASDGRRVWLEVSTRLIRREGQPVGVQGIARDISDRKQGEDALRQSEERFRLLVENSNDGIWLLAADALIFYASRPVTRLLGYALDEVVGHRVFDFVHPDDRERVSWVYASCLDRPGMAQTAEFRFRHKDDRWLHLEAAMVSRLDDPAIGAVVVNYRDISARRRAEQALQESEERFRAVFESALVGVASVDLSGRVIDVNHAVVVMSGLPREELCGRSLSDLAHPDDLDRGRGEFLELVSGQRDSYRAERRYLGKGGRVFWADVSVSLVRDASGAPSFCLSILQNVTERKQAEEELRESNRRLSVWVHELEQRTREIGLLSEMGDMLQACRTVDEAYEVVGPIGVRLFPDAVGCVSATAPNGGLVDTVARWGEERESATFHADDCWALRRGRPHLVDEAASGPLCRHLAGRGLRGALCVPMMAHGELLGVLTLGVHDPGRLDEARRRLAMTVAEHVALAVANLKLRETLQSQSIRDPLTGLFNRRYMEESLERELRRARRGGHTVGVIMLDLDHFKPLNDTWGHAAGDEMLRAAAGVLQRSIRAEDIACRYGGEEFVLILPEVTLDDAASRAESIRQSARALRVPFHRQVIGPLTLSAGVAVFPDHGPSADALLRAADAALYEAKARGRDRVAVNRAGGLFGESIVDYQTGQT; encoded by the coding sequence ATGAACGACCTTCCGTCAAGTCCTACGGCGACCGATCTACAGATCGACGCTCCGCCGCCCGGCACGCCGGCGACGGGGCCGACGTCCTCCCGCGCCCTGGCGTGGCTGACGACCGACGGCGTCGACCCGGACGAGCACTACCGGTGGCTCGTCGAGGACGCCAACGACATCGTCTACGCGCACGATCTCGAGGGTCGGTTCGTCGCGGTCAACCGGGCAGGCGAGCGGGTCACTGGCTACAGCCGCGACGAGCTGCTCCGGATGACCATCACGGAGGTCGTCGCTCCCGAATGGCTGCCGCTCGCGCGCCAGATGCTCGCCCGCAAGCTCTCGGGGGAAGAGCGGACGCTGTACGAACTGCCGATTGTCGCGAGCGACGGCCGACGGGTCTGGCTCGAGGTGAGCACGCGCCTGATCCGCCGCGAGGGGCAGCCGGTCGGCGTGCAGGGCATCGCCCGCGACATCAGCGACCGCAAGCAGGGCGAGGATGCGCTCCGGCAGAGTGAAGAGCGCTTCAGGCTTCTGGTCGAGAACAGCAACGACGGGATCTGGCTGCTCGCCGCCGACGCCCTGATCTTCTACGCGAGTCGTCCGGTGACGCGCCTTCTCGGCTACGCGCTCGACGAAGTGGTCGGCCACAGGGTGTTCGACTTCGTGCATCCGGACGATCGCGAGCGCGTGTCGTGGGTCTACGCGTCGTGCCTCGATCGGCCAGGGATGGCGCAGACCGCGGAGTTCCGCTTCCGGCACAAGGACGATCGGTGGCTGCACCTCGAGGCGGCCATGGTGAGCCGCCTCGACGATCCCGCCATCGGTGCGGTCGTCGTGAACTACCGGGACATTTCCGCACGACGGCGGGCGGAACAGGCGCTCCAGGAGAGCGAAGAGCGGTTTCGGGCGGTGTTCGAATCGGCGCTCGTGGGCGTGGCGTCGGTCGACCTCAGCGGCCGGGTCATCGACGTCAACCACGCGGTCGTCGTCATGAGCGGCCTGCCGCGGGAGGAGCTGTGCGGGAGGTCGCTCTCGGACCTGGCCCACCCGGACGACCTCGACAGAGGCCGCGGCGAGTTCCTCGAACTCGTCTCGGGCCAACGAGACTCGTACCGGGCCGAGCGCCGGTACCTGGGCAAGGGCGGCCGCGTGTTCTGGGCCGACGTCTCGGTGTCGCTGGTGCGCGATGCCTCGGGCGCGCCCTCGTTCTGCCTGTCCATCCTCCAGAACGTCACCGAGCGGAAACAGGCCGAAGAGGAGCTGCGCGAGTCGAACCGGCGGCTCTCGGTGTGGGTCCACGAGCTCGAACAGCGGACGCGCGAGATCGGGCTGCTGAGCGAGATGGGCGATATGCTCCAGGCCTGCCGGACGGTCGACGAGGCGTACGAGGTGGTCGGGCCGATCGGGGTCAGGCTCTTTCCGGACGCGGTGGGCTGCGTGAGCGCGACGGCGCCAAATGGCGGGCTCGTCGACACGGTCGCCCGCTGGGGCGAGGAGCGTGAGAGCGCCACGTTCCACGCCGACGACTGCTGGGCCCTGCGCCGCGGGCGCCCGCACCTCGTCGACGAGGCGGCGAGCGGACCCCTGTGTCGCCATCTCGCCGGCCGGGGACTGCGCGGCGCGCTGTGCGTGCCCATGATGGCGCACGGTGAACTGCTCGGCGTGCTCACGCTCGGCGTTCACGACCCGGGCCGGCTCGACGAGGCCCGGCGCCGGCTGGCGATGACGGTCGCCGAGCACGTGGCCCTCGCCGTGGCCAACCTGAAGCTGCGCGAGACGCTGCAGAGCCAGTCGATTCGTGACCCGCTCACGGGGCTCTTCAACCGGCGCTACATGGAGGAGTCACTCGAACGCGAACTGCGCCGGGCACGGCGCGGAGGGCACACCGTCGGCGTCATCATGCTCGATCTCGACCACTTCAAGCCGCTCAACGACACGTGGGGGCATGCCGCCGGCGACGAGATGCTCAGGGCGGCGGCCGGCGTGCTCCAGCGCAGCATCCGCGCCGAGGACATCGCCTGCCGGTACGGCGGCGAGGAGTTCGTGCTGATCCTGCCCGAGGTGACGCTCGACGACGCGGCCTCGCGCGCCGAGTCGATCAGGCAGTCGGCGCGCGCCCTGCGGGTGCCGTTCCACCGGCAGGTCATCGGTCCGCTCACCCTGTCGGCGGGCGTCGCCGTGTTTCCCGATCACGGCCCGTCGGCCGACGCCCTGCTCCGCGCCGCCGACGCCGCGCTGTACGAAGCGAAGGCCCGCGGTCGAGACCGTGTCGCGGTGAATCGCGCCGGCGGCCTGTTCGGGGAATCGATCGTCGACTATCAGACAGGCCAGACGTGA